One window of Dyadobacter sandarakinus genomic DNA carries:
- a CDS encoding competence/damage-inducible protein A, which translates to MSATIRAEVLTIGDEILFGQITDTNTQWIGTQLTDIGIRPIRKTSVGDNRQHILDALQEASQRVDVVIITGGLGPTRDDITKHTLCAYFGTSLEINQDALALVTSFFEKRGRAMTDLNIQQAALPLNATYVPNLWGTAPGMWFDHENVVYVSLPGVPYEMKNLMEFEILPRLKARFATPVIIHKSVRTIGIGESFLAETIAAWESALPEHIKLAYLPHFGQVRLRLTGTSPDEVVLRQELQAQVDLLVPQIEEYIFGYDGDDLETVVGTLLLQAGATLGTAESCTGGFVAHQITAVPGSSAYFEGSVVSYSNRIKTTVLGVSAQILEQYGAVSEQTAREMAEGARRVLNTTYAIATTGIAGPTGGTPEKPVGTVWIACATPDETFTQLLTLRNNRKINIELTSSYALNLLRKTILKTNLAVKD; encoded by the coding sequence ATGTCAGCTACCATCAGGGCAGAAGTTTTAACGATCGGGGACGAAATCCTCTTCGGACAGATTACCGACACCAATACGCAGTGGATCGGCACCCAGCTCACTGACATTGGCATCCGACCCATCCGGAAAACATCTGTGGGTGACAACCGCCAGCACATTCTCGACGCTTTGCAAGAAGCGAGCCAGCGTGTGGATGTGGTGATAATTACCGGCGGCCTCGGCCCTACCCGCGACGATATTACCAAGCATACCTTGTGCGCGTATTTTGGGACAAGCCTGGAAATCAACCAGGATGCACTGGCACTCGTCACCTCGTTTTTTGAAAAACGCGGCCGCGCCATGACCGACCTGAATATCCAGCAAGCTGCACTGCCGCTTAATGCAACCTATGTCCCGAATCTCTGGGGTACAGCGCCGGGCATGTGGTTTGATCATGAAAATGTCGTGTATGTGTCGCTGCCGGGTGTTCCGTATGAGATGAAAAACCTCATGGAGTTTGAGATTCTGCCCAGGCTCAAAGCACGCTTTGCCACGCCGGTGATCATTCATAAATCGGTGCGAACCATCGGCATCGGAGAAAGCTTCCTGGCTGAAACGATTGCTGCATGGGAAAGTGCATTGCCGGAGCATATCAAGCTGGCCTATCTTCCGCATTTCGGCCAGGTACGCCTGCGACTCACGGGTACTTCGCCGGATGAGGTGGTTTTACGGCAGGAGTTGCAGGCACAGGTAGACCTGCTTGTACCGCAGATTGAAGAATATATTTTTGGTTATGATGGGGACGATCTTGAAACCGTCGTCGGCACACTGCTGTTACAGGCCGGTGCTACCCTGGGTACGGCAGAAAGCTGCACAGGCGGTTTTGTGGCACACCAGATCACCGCGGTGCCGGGCTCGTCGGCATACTTTGAGGGCTCCGTGGTAAGTTACAGCAACCGGATCAAGACGACGGTGCTGGGCGTATCCGCTCAGATACTGGAACAGTACGGGGCCGTGAGCGAGCAGACCGCCCGGGAAATGGCCGAAGGTGCCCGCCGGGTACTGAACACAACTTACGCGATTGCCACCACCGGCATAGCCGGCCCGACTGGCGGCACACCCGAAAAGCCCGTAGGTACCGTCTGGATTGCCTGTGCCACACCCGATGAAACATTTACCCAGCTCCTGACATTGAGAAACAACAGGAAAATCAATATAGAACTTACATCGTCCTACGCGCTCAATCTGCTGCGTAAGACCATTTTGAAAACAAACCTGGCTGTAAAAGACTGA
- a CDS encoding dihydrolipoamide acetyltransferase family protein encodes MKIVEMVMPPLGESILECTVLHLLKSVGDTVALDDSILEVATDKVDTEVPCPVSGEIAEWLVRENDIVAIGSAVARIRVEDGVELPEESPADEGPEPELAVAESVAYLESGFSSALDHKTDPVPAETPRNQGEGNPFYSPLVLSIARQEHVSTAELAGIPGTGVDERVTKNDILAYLAERKNKASLPAPAPATSVNGSSEIIEMDRMRKMISQRMTESRRISAHVTSFIEADMTPVVNWRESVKGDYRKKTGGSITFTPILIEAVAKAIRDYPMINISVDGDKIIRKNDINIGMAVALPDGNLIVPVIHRADQYDLPGLADKVNDLARRARENKLKADDVAGGTYTVSNIGAFSNLMGTPIIVQPQVAIMAFGAIKKKPAVIETPQGDLIGIRSMMFISHSYDHRVVDGSLGGLFLKRVNDYLENFDTQRKIS; translated from the coding sequence ATGAAAATAGTAGAAATGGTTATGCCCCCGCTCGGGGAAAGTATTCTGGAATGCACTGTGCTGCACCTGCTGAAAAGTGTGGGCGATACTGTTGCATTGGACGATTCCATTCTCGAAGTTGCCACGGACAAAGTGGATACGGAGGTGCCCTGCCCGGTATCCGGTGAAATAGCGGAGTGGCTGGTTCGTGAAAATGACATTGTTGCGATTGGCAGCGCAGTTGCCCGTATCCGTGTTGAGGATGGGGTTGAACTGCCCGAGGAAAGTCCCGCCGACGAAGGCCCGGAGCCTGAGCTTGCCGTAGCCGAATCTGTTGCCTACCTGGAAAGCGGCTTTTCCAGCGCACTCGATCACAAAACAGACCCAGTACCTGCGGAAACTCCCCGAAACCAGGGCGAAGGAAATCCGTTTTACTCACCGCTTGTGCTGAGCATTGCACGGCAGGAGCATGTCAGCACGGCAGAGCTCGCGGGCATACCAGGTACGGGCGTCGACGAGCGTGTGACGAAGAACGACATTTTAGCCTACCTCGCCGAACGAAAAAACAAAGCCAGCCTGCCGGCACCTGCTCCCGCGACATCCGTCAACGGATCCAGCGAGATCATTGAGATGGACCGCATGCGGAAAATGATTTCACAGCGCATGACCGAGTCGAGGCGCATTTCTGCCCACGTGACTTCTTTTATCGAGGCGGATATGACACCGGTTGTTAACTGGCGGGAAAGTGTTAAAGGTGATTACCGCAAAAAGACCGGGGGCAGCATTACATTTACCCCCATCCTGATTGAAGCGGTGGCGAAAGCGATCCGGGACTATCCGATGATCAACATCTCTGTTGACGGTGATAAAATCATAAGGAAAAACGATATCAACATTGGAATGGCGGTGGCACTGCCCGACGGCAACCTGATTGTGCCGGTGATTCACCGCGCCGACCAATACGACCTGCCCGGGCTGGCAGATAAAGTAAATGACCTGGCAAGGCGTGCGCGGGAAAACAAGCTGAAAGCCGACGACGTTGCAGGAGGAACTTATACGGTTTCCAATATCGGTGCATTCTCCAACCTCATGGGAACGCCCATTATTGTGCAGCCGCAGGTGGCGATCATGGCTTTTGGCGCGATCAAGAAAAAACCTGCTGTAATTGAAACGCCGCAGGGTGACCTGATCGGAATCAGGAGCATGATGTTTATCTCCCATTCTTATGACCATCGGGTTGTGGACGGCTCACTGGGCGGGCTGTTCCTGAAAAGGGTGAACGATTATCTTGAGAATTTTGACACGCAAAGAAAAATTAGCTGA
- a CDS encoding response regulator transcription factor: MKLLLIEDEPKTVQSLKQGLEENGYEVDIAYDGLIGRQLSRNNTYQLIISDIIIPGLNGIELCREIRSRGNETPILMLTALGTTDDKVTGLDAGADDYLVKPFEFKELLARVRALTKRGSAVAHTAQVLKFADLEVSLDAKTVYRSGNKINLTAREFNLLVYLIRNQGRVISKVEIAEQVWDIDFDTGTNVIEVYVNYLRKKIDKDYPVKLIHTQFGMGYVLKVE, from the coding sequence ATGAAGCTGCTGCTGATCGAAGACGAGCCAAAGACCGTGCAATCCCTCAAACAGGGGCTGGAAGAAAACGGGTACGAAGTGGACATTGCATATGACGGGCTTATTGGCCGGCAGCTTTCGCGCAATAATACCTACCAGCTGATCATCAGCGACATCATCATTCCCGGACTCAATGGGATTGAGCTCTGCCGTGAAATCAGAAGCCGGGGCAACGAAACACCGATCCTGATGCTCACTGCCCTGGGAACTACGGACGATAAAGTGACGGGCCTCGATGCCGGTGCGGATGATTACCTTGTCAAACCATTTGAATTCAAGGAATTGCTGGCAAGGGTGCGTGCGCTTACCAAACGCGGTTCGGCCGTGGCACATACGGCTCAGGTGTTGAAGTTTGCCGACCTCGAAGTATCCCTGGATGCAAAAACCGTATATCGTTCGGGAAATAAAATCAATCTGACGGCTCGGGAATTTAACCTGCTGGTGTACCTGATCCGCAACCAGGGACGTGTGATTTCCAAGGTGGAAATTGCCGAGCAGGTCTGGGACATCGACTTTGATACAGGTACTAATGTGATTGAGGTGTATGTAAACTATCTCCGGAAAAAGATCGATAAGGATTATCCTGTGAAGCTCATCCATACGCAGTTTGGAATGGGCTATGTGCTAAAAGTAGAATAG
- a CDS encoding 5' nucleotidase, NT5C type: MLRLTLDMDDVLADTHQKLVHIILNEFSNTLTEQQLYSRALRELLHPKQLNRLHKIMDSPGFFADIPVKEGAVETVHRLSHYYEIFVATACMEFPASFRDKFDWLARHFSFIPWTNIVFCGYKSIIQSDYLIDDHVRNLAAFTGEGILFSAPHNLKDTQYRRVSSWQEVSELFLPIK, encoded by the coding sequence ATGCTGAGACTTACGCTGGACATGGACGATGTGCTGGCCGATACGCATCAGAAGCTGGTACATATTATACTGAACGAGTTTTCGAATACACTCACCGAGCAGCAGCTTTATTCCAGGGCATTGCGCGAACTGCTGCATCCGAAGCAGCTTAACCGGCTCCACAAGATCATGGACTCGCCGGGTTTTTTCGCGGATATACCCGTCAAAGAGGGAGCTGTTGAAACGGTTCACAGGCTCTCACATTACTATGAAATTTTTGTAGCTACGGCGTGCATGGAATTTCCTGCTTCGTTCCGCGACAAATTTGACTGGCTGGCCCGGCATTTTTCTTTTATACCCTGGACAAACATCGTGTTTTGCGGGTACAAGAGCATTATACAGTCCGACTACCTGATCGATGACCATGTAAGAAACCTGGCGGCATTTACAGGAGAAGGTATTCTATTTTCTGCTCCGCACAATCTGAAAGACACCCAGTACCGGCGCGTATCCAGCTGGCAGGAAGTATCCGAACTTTTTTTACCCATCAAATGA
- the ispG gene encoding (E)-4-hydroxy-3-methylbut-2-enyl-diphosphate synthase: MILSEQKTHLYCPSLTSYQRRETITINIGGIPMGSDYPIRIQSMTTVDTMDTQGSIDEVIRMVESGCEYVRITAPSVKEAQNLENIRNGLRKAGIQVPLIADIHFTPNAAELAARIVEKVRINPGNYADRKRFEVIDYTDASYAAELERIREKFIPLVKICKEYGTAMRIGTNHGSLSDRILSRYGDTPLGMVESALEFLRICEELNYYNIALSMKSSNTQVMVEAYRLLVQRLDEEGLKPYPLHLGVTEAGEAEDGRIKSAVGIGTLLEDGLGDTVRVSLTEAPEHEAPVARALVERYTNRQPHAPIQPISHCPINPFQYSRRDTSEVYNIGHLNVPRVIADYSDIEIQSLNDLKSIGHFFLPVPDKWAMNDQGADFIYTGRRPVPFMLPNGLKEIIDYPVWADHVDRSNKFPLFQADEWLNAEAYSGVLNFVRGSIHDFDQAFLEKIVGNAHAVLVLYTDNHHAMPELRRFFYTLVEMGIRIPVIVERPYAADMGDKLTLYSATDLGGLLVDGFGDGTMLIQQFEANAAHSERLKAAASFNSIAFGILQAARTRMSKTEYISCPSCGRTLFDLQETTAMIRKHTEHLKGIKIGIMGCIVNGPGEMADADYGYVGMGKDKIALYRGQEVIKRSVHASKAVDELIDLIREDGRWIEPDEQEILA, from the coding sequence ATGATTCTTTCGGAACAAAAGACCCATCTTTATTGTCCCAGCCTCACCTCCTACCAGCGCAGGGAAACGATCACGATCAACATTGGCGGCATTCCGATGGGGTCCGATTATCCGATCCGTATCCAATCCATGACCACGGTGGACACGATGGATACCCAGGGCTCCATTGATGAGGTGATCAGGATGGTGGAGTCCGGTTGTGAGTATGTGCGCATCACGGCACCCAGTGTAAAAGAGGCACAAAATCTAGAAAATATCCGTAATGGACTGCGCAAGGCAGGTATACAGGTCCCGCTCATTGCCGACATTCACTTTACCCCGAATGCAGCGGAGCTGGCAGCGCGGATTGTTGAAAAAGTAAGGATCAACCCGGGCAACTATGCCGACCGCAAGCGGTTTGAGGTGATCGACTATACGGATGCCTCCTACGCTGCCGAGCTCGAACGTATCCGCGAGAAGTTTATTCCCTTGGTAAAAATCTGCAAGGAATATGGTACGGCAATGCGCATTGGTACCAACCACGGTTCGCTTTCTGACCGGATCCTGAGCCGCTATGGCGATACGCCGCTTGGTATGGTGGAGTCGGCTCTGGAATTTCTGCGAATTTGTGAAGAACTGAACTACTACAATATTGCGCTTTCCATGAAGTCCAGCAACACGCAGGTCATGGTGGAAGCCTACCGCCTGCTGGTACAGCGGCTGGATGAAGAAGGACTTAAACCTTATCCGCTGCACCTGGGCGTAACAGAAGCCGGCGAGGCCGAAGATGGCCGCATTAAATCTGCCGTGGGCATAGGCACCCTGCTTGAAGACGGCCTGGGTGATACGGTACGCGTGTCACTGACCGAGGCGCCCGAGCATGAGGCACCGGTAGCCCGCGCGCTGGTGGAACGCTATACAAACCGCCAGCCGCACGCGCCGATTCAGCCGATCAGCCATTGTCCGATCAATCCTTTTCAGTATTCCCGGCGGGATACATCCGAAGTTTACAATATCGGTCATCTGAATGTACCACGTGTCATTGCAGACTATTCTGATATTGAGATACAAAGCCTGAACGATCTGAAAAGTATCGGGCACTTTTTCCTGCCTGTTCCCGACAAGTGGGCAATGAACGACCAGGGAGCCGATTTCATTTATACCGGCCGCAGACCGGTCCCTTTTATGCTGCCCAATGGTCTGAAAGAAATTATTGATTATCCTGTCTGGGCTGATCATGTGGACCGGTCTAATAAGTTTCCGCTTTTCCAGGCAGATGAATGGCTGAATGCCGAAGCATATTCCGGAGTACTCAATTTTGTCCGCGGGAGTATCCATGATTTTGACCAGGCATTTCTGGAAAAAATAGTAGGCAATGCGCACGCGGTGCTGGTTTTATATACCGATAACCATCATGCAATGCCTGAGCTGAGACGCTTCTTTTACACGCTGGTTGAAATGGGAATCAGAATACCCGTGATTGTGGAGCGGCCTTATGCCGCTGATATGGGAGATAAACTTACACTTTACTCAGCTACTGACCTGGGCGGCCTGCTGGTGGACGGCTTTGGCGACGGAACGATGCTGATACAGCAATTTGAAGCAAATGCCGCTCATTCTGAAAGACTGAAAGCAGCGGCAAGCTTCAATAGCATTGCATTTGGTATTCTGCAGGCGGCACGTACCAGGATGTCGAAAACGGAATATATTTCCTGCCCGTCATGCGGCCGTACCCTTTTTGACCTGCAGGAAACTACTGCCATGATCCGCAAGCATACGGAGCATCTGAAAGGTATCAAAATCGGGATTATGGGCTGCATTGTCAACGGCCCGGGTGAGATGGCCGATGCCGACTACGGCTATGTAGGCATGGGCAAAGATAAAATCGCACTCTATCGCGGCCAGGAGGTCATCAAACGGTCGGTACATGCAAGTAAGGCAGTGGATGAGTTGATTGACCTGATCCGTGAGGATGGCCGGTGGATTGAGCCGGACGAGCAGGAGATTTTAGCATAA
- a CDS encoding sensor histidine kinase gives MQIRTRLTVQFSLLVSGILLITFVAIYFFTYYNVTEDFYDRLRSKAKSQAELLLNINMPQVNSDVLKALDETNRDLIYDENTFIFDEKNRLIYTNRTSSHKSIHVSNYWLDEIRKAGQIRYMDGDYKVVGLYYKYPYNRAVVLLGAKDLYGQANLSNLSTLLVVLFLIVTIIVAIAGWIFSKRALRPISKVMNAVEGILPQKLDTRLDVPNQRDEIGRLTVTFNKLLERIETAFQMQKIFVANVSHELKNPLTKIRSQLEVSMLKERNAGEYRITIQSVLEDIQELAQLSNTLLELAKVSEDQRDLLTETIRVDDLLLDCRVSLGQANPGYNILLKFDELPEDDAWLELTGNSTLLKTAFLNLMENACKFSEDHTVSVSLRAAPDIISVDFSDKGKGIPKEDQSLVFQPFYRSDNTASIKGYGIGLSLVDRIVKLHSGNVTIDSEQPKGTTFHVNFARL, from the coding sequence ATGCAAATCCGCACCCGACTTACGGTTCAGTTTTCCCTGCTGGTAAGCGGCATTTTGCTGATCACATTCGTTGCTATCTATTTTTTTACCTACTACAATGTTACAGAAGACTTTTACGACCGGCTCAGGTCCAAAGCCAAGTCGCAGGCGGAACTGCTTCTGAACATCAATATGCCTCAGGTCAACTCAGACGTGCTCAAAGCATTGGACGAGACCAACCGGGACCTCATTTACGACGAAAACACGTTTATTTTTGACGAGAAGAACCGCCTCATTTATACCAACCGTACTTCGTCCCACAAATCCATTCACGTTTCTAACTACTGGCTTGACGAGATCCGCAAAGCCGGCCAGATCCGCTACATGGACGGGGATTACAAGGTGGTGGGGCTGTATTATAAATATCCCTACAACCGGGCGGTGGTACTGCTGGGCGCAAAAGACTTGTATGGTCAGGCCAACCTGTCTAACCTGAGCACGCTGCTGGTAGTTCTTTTCCTGATCGTGACCATTATTGTGGCGATTGCGGGATGGATCTTCTCTAAAAGGGCGCTGAGGCCAATCTCAAAAGTAATGAATGCAGTGGAGGGGATTTTACCTCAGAAACTGGATACCCGCCTGGACGTCCCTAACCAGCGGGATGAGATCGGCCGGCTCACGGTAACTTTTAACAAACTGCTCGAACGTATTGAAACTGCTTTTCAGATGCAGAAAATCTTTGTGGCAAATGTCTCGCACGAGCTCAAAAATCCATTGACCAAGATCCGTTCGCAGCTGGAAGTAAGTATGCTGAAGGAGCGGAATGCGGGGGAATACCGCATAACGATTCAGTCGGTGCTGGAAGATATTCAGGAACTGGCGCAGCTTTCCAATACGCTGCTTGAACTGGCCAAGGTAAGTGAAGACCAGCGCGATCTGCTCACAGAAACCATCCGGGTGGACGATCTGCTGCTCGACTGCCGGGTGAGCCTCGGACAGGCTAATCCAGGCTACAATATCCTGTTGAAATTTGATGAACTGCCTGAGGACGATGCCTGGCTTGAACTTACCGGAAACTCTACGCTCCTGAAAACCGCATTTCTCAACCTGATGGAAAATGCATGCAAGTTCTCGGAAGATCACACTGTAAGCGTGAGCCTGAGGGCAGCACCGGATATTATTTCTGTTGATTTTTCGGATAAGGGAAAGGGAATCCCGAAAGAAGATCAGAGCCTTGTTTTTCAGCCTTTTTACCGCAGTGATAATACGGCCAGTATCAAAGGGTACGGCATTGGCCTGTCACTGGTTGACCGAATTGTGAAGCTTCATAGCGGGAATGTTACCATCGACTCTGAGCAGCCCAAAGGGACAACATTCCACGTAAATTTCGCACGCCTCTAA
- a CDS encoding DUF6728 family protein: MKKYFQLGDVFYYFVRVFRKPDPNAPTSFNLRMMHGINRISIVMFLICLVVMIVRAIMR, from the coding sequence ATGAAAAAATACTTTCAACTCGGCGATGTGTTCTACTACTTCGTGCGGGTATTCAGAAAACCGGATCCTAATGCTCCTACCAGCTTCAACCTGCGTATGATGCACGGTATCAACAGGATATCCATCGTGATGTTCCTGATCTGTCTGGTTGTCATGATTGTAAGAGCCATCATGCGATGA
- the gldC gene encoding gliding motility protein GldC — protein MKKSEIHFTVELDQQSIPEKIFWDATDNPNEGINDTRAIAIAVWDHYHKGTLKIDLWTKDMEVFDMKRFYIELMSGIADTMLTATGDKAMAEAIEGTCEILSKKLDEEMKAAK, from the coding sequence ATGAAAAAATCGGAAATACATTTCACCGTTGAACTTGACCAGCAGAGTATACCTGAAAAAATATTCTGGGATGCGACGGACAACCCCAATGAAGGCATCAATGATACCCGTGCCATCGCCATCGCGGTTTGGGATCATTACCATAAAGGAACCCTGAAAATAGACCTCTGGACCAAGGATATGGAGGTTTTCGATATGAAACGGTTTTATATCGAGCTGATGAGCGGCATTGCGGACACGATGCTGACCGCTACCGGGGACAAAGCGATGGCAGAGGCCATCGAGGGAACCTGCGAGATCCTGAGCAAAAAGCTTGACGAGGAAATGAAAGCAGCAAAATAG
- a CDS encoding MmcQ/YjbR family DNA-binding protein gives MNVESLREYCLSLPGTSESLPFGPDTLVFKVGGKVFLLTPLDELRMQFNAKCDPEKAEELRSTYDDVQPGYHMNKKHWNTVYVTGSIPSELLFQWVKDSYDLVFASLSKKEREAMEQEKA, from the coding sequence ATGAATGTTGAATCATTGCGCGAGTACTGCCTGTCGCTGCCCGGCACGTCGGAAAGTCTTCCTTTCGGGCCGGACACCCTGGTGTTTAAAGTGGGCGGAAAAGTATTCCTGCTGACACCCCTGGACGAATTACGGATGCAGTTCAATGCCAAATGTGATCCCGAAAAAGCCGAGGAATTGCGCTCAACCTATGACGACGTACAGCCGGGCTACCACATGAATAAAAAACATTGGAATACGGTGTACGTAACAGGCAGCATTCCCAGTGAACTGCTTTTTCAATGGGTAAAAGACTCGTATGATCTCGTTTTTGCCTCGCTCTCCAAAAAAGAACGAGAGGCTATGGAGCAAGAAAAAGCCTGA
- a CDS encoding DUF4197 domain-containing protein: MKSRIIAFLMVFTTLALPSQAQFNLGKVAEVFGGKSRGLSENEVVKGLKEALNVGATKGATEASRVDGFFKNELIKIAVPPEAQKVAETLRKMGLGEQVDKFTLSLNRAAEDAAKKSRPIFVKAITSMTVPDALGILKGSDDAATQYLRKSTNDELFKTFSPVVDSTLKLNKATEYYADIVKTYNQLPFVKKVDPDLKSYATQKTIDGLYVLIAQEEKKIREDPVARVTDTLKKVFSQAGK, translated from the coding sequence ATGAAATCCAGAATAATCGCTTTTTTGATGGTCTTTACCACACTTGCACTTCCTTCCCAGGCCCAGTTCAATCTGGGTAAAGTAGCCGAAGTTTTCGGGGGCAAGAGCCGCGGCCTGAGTGAGAATGAAGTTGTTAAAGGTCTTAAGGAAGCCCTCAATGTAGGAGCTACCAAGGGAGCCACAGAAGCTTCCAGAGTCGATGGGTTCTTTAAAAACGAACTGATTAAAATAGCCGTGCCGCCCGAAGCGCAGAAGGTGGCCGAGACCTTGAGAAAAATGGGACTGGGCGAGCAGGTCGACAAGTTTACACTTTCGCTCAACCGGGCTGCCGAAGATGCGGCCAAAAAGTCAAGGCCCATTTTTGTGAAAGCCATTACTTCCATGACCGTGCCCGACGCACTGGGCATCCTGAAAGGCTCGGACGATGCCGCTACGCAATATTTACGGAAGAGTACCAATGATGAACTGTTCAAAACCTTTTCACCGGTAGTAGACAGTACATTAAAGCTCAACAAAGCAACCGAGTATTATGCAGATATTGTAAAAACCTACAATCAGCTGCCTTTCGTGAAGAAGGTTGATCCGGACCTTAAAAGTTATGCAACACAGAAAACCATCGACGGCTTGTATGTGCTGATTGCTCAGGAGGAGAAAAAAATCCGTGAAGATCCTGTCGCCAGGGTTACCGATACGCTCAAAAAGGTTTTCAGCCAGGCAGGGAAGTAG
- a CDS encoding mevalonate kinase family protein, whose translation MKISTPGRICLFGEHQDYLGLPVIAAAISRRISVEGDYRSDNRVILRLPDLGAQLELDITNTFPYVTQRDYFRSTINVLKRRGITFSKGFDCTIQGNIPINSGTSSSSALIVSWANFLDRMSDKPAYFSDKELGEIANAAEVLEFGEPGGMMDNYSTAIGNVIYLESTPEIHVEALTPTLGTFVLGDSLEPKDTLGILARCRYGMEAVIARVKAHDSAFSIFTTPLEKIAEYRSYLSEDDHSLLKANIEDRDILVAGKDLLLKNAVHASEGDFHSEFGALLYRHHENLRDHKRTSTPKIERMMDAALAAGALGGKINGSGGGGCMFAYAPENAGAVAAAIERAGGKSYMITVDSGTRVE comes from the coding sequence ATGAAAATTTCCACCCCGGGCCGCATTTGCCTGTTCGGTGAGCACCAGGATTACCTTGGATTGCCCGTCATCGCGGCTGCCATTTCCAGAAGGATCAGCGTGGAGGGAGATTATCGCAGTGACAACCGCGTGATCCTCCGCCTCCCCGACCTCGGTGCGCAACTTGAACTTGACATTACAAATACCTTCCCCTACGTCACACAGCGGGACTACTTCCGTAGTACGATCAATGTGCTGAAAAGAAGAGGGATTACTTTTTCAAAAGGCTTCGACTGTACCATTCAGGGCAACATCCCGATCAACTCGGGTACGTCGAGCTCATCGGCACTCATCGTTTCCTGGGCCAATTTCCTGGACCGGATGAGTGATAAGCCGGCCTACTTTTCGGACAAGGAGCTGGGCGAAATCGCCAATGCTGCCGAGGTACTCGAATTCGGCGAGCCTGGCGGCATGATGGACAACTATTCCACTGCGATCGGGAATGTGATCTATCTTGAATCCACTCCTGAAATCCATGTGGAAGCACTTACTCCCACGCTGGGCACATTTGTACTGGGCGACTCGCTGGAACCCAAAGACACCCTGGGCATCCTGGCGCGTTGCCGCTATGGTATGGAGGCCGTGATTGCCAGGGTAAAAGCGCACGATTCTGCGTTTTCTATTTTTACAACACCCCTTGAAAAAATTGCAGAATACCGCAGTTACCTGAGCGAAGACGACCACAGCCTGCTGAAAGCCAACATTGAAGACCGCGATATATTGGTAGCGGGAAAAGATTTGTTGTTGAAAAATGCCGTACATGCATCCGAAGGTGATTTCCACAGCGAGTTCGGCGCATTGCTTTACAGGCATCATGAAAACCTCCGCGACCACAAACGCACGTCCACTCCCAAGATTGAGCGCATGATGGATGCAGCCCTGGCAGCAGGTGCCCTGGGCGGAAAAATCAATGGCTCGGGCGGTGGCGGCTGTATGTTTGCCTATGCTCCTGAAAATGCCGGTGCAGTAGCCGCAGCCATTGAACGGGCCGGCGGTAAAAGCTACATGATCACAGTGGATTCAGGCACGAGGGTTGAATAA